From a region of the Nocardioides ginsengisegetis genome:
- a CDS encoding MarR family winged helix-turn-helix transcriptional regulator produces MTDVPRLARWLDTEQQRSWRGLVMGTTLLFDRLDDDLRREFDISLVEYEILVRLSECDGRKLRMAQLADALAHSRSRVTHTVTRMERAGLVTRSVSPEDGRGILCSMTDKGYSLLRRMAPVHVNGVRDHLVDIVDPADLEALGRVMNAVADHLVADHPEMEIR; encoded by the coding sequence ATGACTGACGTTCCCCGCCTGGCGCGCTGGCTCGACACCGAGCAGCAGCGGTCGTGGCGAGGGCTGGTCATGGGCACCACCCTGCTCTTCGACCGGCTCGACGACGACCTCCGCCGGGAGTTCGACATCTCCCTCGTGGAGTACGAGATCCTCGTCCGGCTCTCCGAGTGCGACGGCCGCAAGCTGCGGATGGCGCAGCTCGCCGACGCCCTGGCCCACAGCCGGTCCCGGGTGACCCACACGGTCACCCGGATGGAGCGCGCCGGGCTGGTCACCCGCTCGGTCTCGCCCGAGGACGGTCGCGGCATCCTGTGCTCGATGACCGACAAGGGGTACTCGCTCCTGCGCCGGATGGCGCCGGTGCACGTCAACGGCGTGCGTGACCACCTCGTCGACATCGTCGACCCCGCGGACCTCGAAGCGCTCGGCCGGGTGATGAACGCCGTCGCCGACCACCTGGTCGCCGACCATCCCGAGATGGAGATCCGCTGA
- the ettA gene encoding energy-dependent translational throttle protein EttA, with product MAEYVFTLRNVRKAHGDKVVLDNVTLSFLHGAKIGVVGPNGTGKSSLLKIMAGLDHANNGDAILDPDATVGMLQQEPPLSEGKTVLENVEEAVGEIKGKLDRYNKISEELADPDADYDKLLAEMGDLQTDLDHANAWDLDSRLDQAMDALRCPPPDAIVDNLSGGERRRVALCKLLLQQPSLLLLDEPTNHLDAESVQWLEGHLASYPGAVLAVTHDRYFLDNVASWILELDRGQAHPYEGNYSTYLETKKDRLKIEGQKDAKRAKMLERELEWVRSNAKARQTKSKSRLARYEEMAAEADRMRKIDTSEINIPAGPRLGDIVLEANDLGKGFEDRTLIHDLSFSLPRAGIVGVIGPNGVGKTTLFRMITDQEKPDEGELKVGTTVKISYVDQSRGGIDPNKNVWEVVSDGLDFIKVANFEMNSRAYVASFGFKGPDQQKKAGVLSGGERNRLNLALTLKMGGNMLLLDEPTNDLDVETLSSLEDALLEFPGCAVVTSHDRWFLDRVATHILAWEGDDEDPAKWFWFEGNFASYEENKIERLGVEAARPHRVTHRRLTRD from the coding sequence ATGGCGGAGTATGTGTTCACCCTGCGCAATGTGCGCAAGGCCCATGGCGACAAGGTCGTTCTCGACAACGTGACGCTGTCGTTCCTGCACGGCGCGAAGATCGGCGTCGTCGGCCCCAACGGCACCGGCAAGTCCTCGCTGCTGAAGATCATGGCGGGGCTCGACCACGCCAACAACGGCGACGCGATCCTCGACCCCGACGCAACGGTCGGCATGCTCCAGCAGGAGCCGCCGCTGAGCGAGGGCAAGACCGTCCTCGAGAACGTCGAGGAGGCCGTCGGCGAGATCAAGGGCAAGCTCGACCGCTACAACAAGATCTCCGAGGAGCTGGCGGACCCGGACGCCGACTACGACAAGCTCCTCGCCGAGATGGGCGACCTGCAGACCGACCTCGACCACGCCAACGCGTGGGACCTCGACAGCCGGCTCGACCAGGCGATGGACGCGCTGCGCTGCCCGCCGCCGGACGCGATCGTCGACAACCTCTCGGGTGGTGAGCGCCGCCGCGTCGCGCTGTGCAAGCTCCTGCTCCAGCAGCCCAGCCTGCTGCTTCTCGACGAGCCCACCAACCACCTCGACGCCGAGTCGGTCCAGTGGCTCGAGGGCCACCTCGCCTCCTACCCCGGCGCCGTCCTGGCCGTGACCCACGACCGGTACTTCCTCGACAACGTCGCCTCGTGGATCCTCGAGCTCGACCGCGGCCAGGCGCACCCCTACGAGGGCAACTACTCGACCTACCTCGAGACCAAGAAGGACCGCCTCAAGATCGAGGGCCAGAAGGACGCCAAGCGCGCCAAGATGCTCGAGCGCGAGCTCGAGTGGGTGCGCTCCAACGCCAAGGCCCGCCAGACCAAGAGCAAGTCGCGTCTCGCGCGCTACGAGGAGATGGCGGCCGAGGCCGACCGGATGCGCAAGATCGACACGTCCGAGATCAACATCCCGGCCGGTCCGCGCCTCGGCGACATCGTGCTGGAGGCCAACGACCTCGGCAAGGGCTTCGAGGACCGCACGCTCATCCACGACCTGAGCTTCTCGCTGCCCCGTGCCGGCATCGTCGGCGTGATCGGCCCCAACGGCGTCGGCAAGACGACGCTGTTCCGGATGATCACCGACCAGGAGAAGCCCGACGAGGGCGAGCTCAAGGTCGGCACCACCGTGAAGATCTCCTACGTCGACCAGAGCCGTGGCGGCATCGACCCCAACAAGAACGTCTGGGAGGTCGTCTCCGACGGCCTGGACTTCATCAAGGTCGCCAACTTCGAGATGAACTCGCGCGCCTACGTCGCCTCGTTCGGCTTCAAGGGGCCCGACCAGCAGAAGAAGGCCGGTGTGCTCTCCGGTGGTGAGCGCAACCGCCTGAACCTCGCGCTGACGCTGAAGATGGGCGGCAACATGCTGCTCCTCGACGAGCCCACCAACGACCTGGACGTCGAGACCCTGTCCTCGCTCGAGGACGCGCTGCTGGAGTTCCCCGGCTGTGCCGTGGTCACCTCCCACGACCGGTGGTTCCTCGACCGCGTCGCGACCCACATCCTGGCGTGGGAGGGCGATGACGAGGACCCCGCCAAGTGGTTCTGGTTCGAGGGCAACTTCGCGTCCTACGAGGAGAACAAGATCGAGCGCCTCGGCGTCGAGGCGGCGCGTCCGCACCGCGTGACGCACCGCCGCCTCACCCGCGACTGA
- a CDS encoding SigE family RNA polymerase sigma factor, with protein sequence MRRSERYDAEFAEFVAARSTQLHRTAYLLTTSSHGAEDLVQTTLAKAYASWWRVRAAGDPVAYVHGMLTKSFLSDRRRRSSGELPVAETPERPDHQPDPVDRLALLAALATLAPLDRAVVVLRFWEDRSVGRTAADLGLTEAAVKNRSLRALRSLRQQLDDDVLAAPADTDRRTR encoded by the coding sequence GTGCGGCGCTCGGAGAGGTACGACGCGGAGTTCGCGGAGTTCGTGGCCGCGAGGTCCACGCAGCTGCACCGCACCGCCTACCTGCTGACCACCTCGTCCCACGGGGCCGAGGACCTCGTCCAGACGACGCTGGCCAAGGCCTACGCGTCGTGGTGGCGGGTGCGGGCCGCCGGCGACCCCGTCGCCTACGTGCACGGGATGCTGACCAAGTCGTTCCTCTCGGACCGCCGACGGCGCAGCAGTGGCGAGCTGCCGGTCGCCGAGACCCCCGAGCGCCCGGACCACCAGCCCGACCCGGTCGACCGGCTCGCGCTGCTCGCCGCTCTCGCGACCCTGGCGCCGCTGGACCGGGCCGTGGTCGTGCTCCGCTTCTGGGAGGACCGCTCGGTCGGCCGGACCGCCGCCGACCTCGGCCTCACCGAGGCGGCGGTCAAGAACCGCAGCCTCCGCGCGCTCCGCTCCCTACGGCAGCAGCTCGACGACGACGTCCTGGCCGCACCGGCCGACACCGATCGGAGGACCCGATGA
- a CDS encoding single-stranded DNA-binding protein, with the protein MNESQITVQGWLGADVRTRQAGDAVVASFRLACTPRRLNRATGEWGDATTQWFTVNAWRALGEHCAASLRRGDPVVVHGRLNASTWVSSAGVEMTSFEIDAIAVGHDLNRGTTHFTKVHAPRPQATEETTTAVAEPPPFATPERDEEVAA; encoded by the coding sequence ATGAACGAATCCCAGATCACCGTCCAGGGCTGGCTCGGCGCCGACGTGCGCACCCGCCAGGCGGGCGACGCGGTCGTGGCGAGCTTTCGCCTGGCCTGCACGCCGCGCCGGCTCAACCGCGCCACCGGGGAGTGGGGCGACGCCACCACCCAGTGGTTCACCGTCAACGCGTGGCGCGCCCTCGGCGAGCACTGCGCGGCCTCGCTGCGCCGTGGTGACCCGGTCGTCGTCCACGGCCGGCTCAACGCCTCCACGTGGGTCAGCTCGGCCGGCGTCGAGATGACGTCCTTCGAGATCGACGCCATCGCGGTCGGCCACGACCTCAACCGCGGGACGACCCACTTCACCAAGGTGCACGCACCTCGTCCGCAGGCCACCGAGGAGACCACGACCGCCGTGGCGGAGCCGCCGCCCTTCGCGACTCCGGAGCGGGACGAGGAGGTGGCCGCCTGA
- a CDS encoding GTPase family protein codes for MTSLLEGAKKLVTRGTDIGVRIDGLDRATEAARGRLDDEPVADARAVVDRASGRLRLSADHTVVAIAGATGSGKSSTFNALTGLELSAVGVRRPTTSWATACVWGREGADELLEWLGIPPRHQTTRDSMLDTKREDNAMQGVVLLDLPDHDSTEVAHHLEVDRLVQLADLLVWVLDPQKYADAAIHDRYLAPLATHQGVMVVVLNHIDTVPADRRQSMVDDVRRLLDADGLPKVPVIPISAREGIGLDDLRGEIQQRVSAKKMTRARLEADLKAAASRMQEASGTGRTRALPRERVAALEDAFAEAAGVPTVVDAVERSTRLRAGRATGWPVTSWLSRLRPDPLRRLHLDLGADGKQLTGRSRTSMPQTTQVQRARVDTEVRMLADEVSEGLARPWAESVRRASVARLPDLGDRLDGALSDTELGVARMPVWAGAVRLLQWLLIIAALAGAVWLGTLAVLDYLQMSAPGTPDVGPLPVPTVLLLGGIGLGIVLALVCRLLVRATARRRARRADARLREAVRTVAQELVVDPVEAELTAYTTVREGLGQALR; via the coding sequence ATGACGTCCTTGCTCGAGGGTGCCAAGAAGCTGGTCACCCGAGGCACCGACATCGGTGTCCGCATCGACGGGCTCGACCGGGCCACCGAAGCCGCGCGCGGTCGCCTCGACGACGAGCCGGTCGCCGATGCGCGCGCCGTGGTCGACCGGGCCTCGGGCCGCCTCCGCCTCTCCGCCGACCACACGGTCGTCGCGATCGCCGGCGCCACCGGGTCGGGCAAGTCCTCGACGTTCAACGCGCTCACCGGACTCGAGCTCTCGGCGGTCGGCGTACGCCGTCCCACCACCTCGTGGGCCACAGCCTGCGTGTGGGGCCGTGAGGGCGCCGACGAGCTCCTCGAGTGGCTGGGGATCCCGCCGCGCCACCAGACCACCCGCGACTCGATGCTGGACACCAAGCGCGAGGACAACGCGATGCAGGGCGTGGTCCTGCTCGACCTGCCCGACCACGACTCCACCGAGGTCGCCCACCACCTCGAGGTCGACCGGCTGGTCCAGCTCGCCGACCTGCTCGTGTGGGTGCTCGACCCGCAGAAGTACGCCGACGCCGCCATCCACGACCGCTACCTCGCCCCGCTCGCGACCCACCAGGGCGTGATGGTCGTCGTGCTCAACCACATCGACACCGTGCCGGCCGACCGTCGCCAGTCCATGGTCGACGACGTACGCCGCCTCCTCGACGCCGACGGCCTGCCGAAGGTCCCGGTGATCCCGATCAGCGCCCGTGAGGGCATCGGCCTGGATGACCTGCGGGGCGAGATCCAGCAGCGGGTCTCGGCCAAGAAGATGACCCGTGCGCGCCTGGAGGCCGACCTCAAGGCGGCCGCCTCGAGGATGCAGGAGGCCAGCGGCACCGGCCGGACCCGCGCCCTGCCGCGCGAGCGGGTGGCCGCCCTCGAGGACGCCTTCGCCGAGGCCGCCGGCGTGCCGACGGTCGTCGACGCCGTGGAGCGCTCGACCCGGCTGCGGGCCGGCCGGGCCACCGGGTGGCCGGTCACGTCCTGGCTGTCCCGGCTCCGCCCCGACCCCCTCAGGCGCCTGCACCTCGACCTCGGCGCCGACGGCAAGCAGCTGACCGGGCGGTCGCGCACGTCGATGCCGCAGACCACGCAGGTCCAGCGTGCCCGGGTCGACACCGAGGTCCGCATGCTCGCCGACGAGGTCTCCGAGGGGCTCGCCCGCCCGTGGGCCGAGTCCGTGCGCCGCGCGTCCGTCGCGCGGCTCCCCGACCTCGGTGACCGCCTCGACGGCGCCCTCTCCGACACCGAGCTGGGGGTGGCGCGGATGCCCGTCTGGGCCGGCGCCGTGCGCCTGCTCCAGTGGCTCCTCATCATCGCGGCGCTGGCCGGCGCCGTCTGGCTCGGGACGCTCGCGGTCCTCGACTACCTCCAGATGTCCGCGCCGGGCACTCCCGACGTCGGCCCCCTCCCCGTGCCGACCGTGCTCCTGCTCGGCGGGATCGGTCTGGGCATCGTGCTCGCCCTCGTCTGCCGCCTGCTCGTGCGGGCGACCGCCCGGCGGCGTGCCCGGCGGGCGGACGCCCGACTGCGGGAGGCGGTGCGCACCGTCGCCCAGGAGCTGGTCGTCGACCCGGTCGAGGCCGAGCTGACCGCCTACACCACGGTCCGCGAGGGCCTGGGCCAGGCGCTCCGCTAG
- a CDS encoding dynamin family protein: MTDQPTADATRMITALVRLRQSLQDAELPLEVPGVDAQRTARQEMVDQLEDYVIPRLMTIDAPLLTVVGGSTGAGKSTLVNSLVGHRVTEPGVLRPTTRSPVLVHHPDDAEWFGQDRLLPDLERVTHATTDPAALQLVPSLSMPAGLAILDAPDIDSVEERNRTLAAQLLAAADLWLFVTSAARYADQVPWDFLRQAAERSAAVAIVLDRTPAEAVQTVATHLARMLASRGLKDSPLFTVHEGPVSDDGLLPAESVSDIRGWLESLADDSEARTAVVKQTLDGAIRTLARRTHGVADAAAEQASAVRRLREDSDKAYDAAIIAITTASADGTLLRGEVLARWQEFVGTGELLKSLENRVGWLRDRVVNAVKGKPQQAERVTVAVESGLETLIMEHAEAAAERAEASWQSLASGQALLATAGQDLGRASRGLRRQAERAVRDWQNDVLEMVRSEGADKRTTARFLAYGVNGLSVALMVVVFSATAGITGAEVGIAGGSAVLGQKLLEAVFGDQAVRSLAERSRRALEVRVTALLEAERRRYTDLLDGLGITADTPEQLRAASRRVDDLRFAAVQPRAEGHS; the protein is encoded by the coding sequence ATGACCGACCAGCCCACGGCCGACGCCACGCGGATGATCACCGCGCTCGTCCGGCTGCGCCAGTCGCTCCAGGACGCCGAGCTGCCGCTCGAGGTCCCCGGTGTCGACGCCCAGCGCACCGCCCGCCAGGAGATGGTCGACCAGCTCGAGGACTACGTCATCCCGCGCCTGATGACGATCGACGCCCCGCTGCTGACCGTGGTCGGCGGGTCGACCGGCGCCGGCAAGTCGACCCTGGTCAACTCCCTCGTCGGCCACCGGGTGACCGAGCCGGGTGTGCTGCGCCCGACCACGCGCTCGCCGGTGCTGGTGCACCACCCCGACGACGCGGAGTGGTTCGGCCAGGACCGGCTCCTGCCCGACCTCGAGCGGGTCACCCACGCGACCACCGACCCGGCCGCGCTGCAGCTGGTCCCGTCGCTGTCGATGCCGGCCGGCCTGGCCATCCTCGACGCCCCCGACATCGACTCGGTCGAGGAGCGCAACCGCACGCTCGCCGCGCAGCTCCTCGCCGCCGCCGACCTGTGGCTGTTCGTCACCTCCGCCGCCCGCTACGCCGACCAGGTGCCGTGGGACTTCCTGCGCCAGGCCGCCGAGCGCTCGGCCGCGGTCGCGATCGTGCTCGACCGCACGCCGGCCGAGGCCGTCCAGACCGTGGCCACCCACCTGGCCCGGATGCTCGCCAGCCGCGGCCTGAAGGACTCGCCCCTCTTCACCGTCCATGAGGGTCCCGTCTCCGACGACGGCCTGCTGCCGGCCGAGTCGGTCTCGGACATCCGCGGCTGGCTGGAGTCCCTCGCCGACGACTCCGAGGCCCGCACGGCCGTGGTCAAGCAGACGCTCGACGGTGCCATTCGCACGCTCGCCCGCCGCACCCACGGCGTGGCCGACGCGGCCGCGGAGCAGGCGAGCGCCGTACGCCGCCTGCGTGAGGACAGCGACAAGGCGTACGACGCGGCCATCATCGCCATCACCACCGCCTCGGCCGACGGCACCCTGCTGCGCGGCGAGGTGCTCGCGCGCTGGCAGGAGTTCGTCGGCACCGGGGAGCTGCTCAAGTCGCTGGAGAACCGCGTCGGGTGGCTGCGCGACCGGGTCGTCAACGCGGTCAAGGGCAAGCCCCAGCAGGCCGAGCGGGTCACGGTCGCTGTCGAGTCCGGCCTCGAGACGCTGATCATGGAGCACGCCGAGGCCGCCGCCGAGCGGGCCGAGGCGTCCTGGCAGTCGCTGGCCTCGGGTCAGGCGCTGCTCGCCACCGCCGGCCAGGACCTCGGCCGTGCGTCCCGCGGTCTGCGGCGCCAGGCCGAGCGGGCCGTGCGCGACTGGCAGAACGACGTGCTCGAGATGGTCCGCAGCGAGGGCGCCGACAAGCGCACCACCGCGCGCTTCCTGGCCTACGGCGTCAACGGGCTCTCGGTCGCGCTCATGGTGGTCGTGTTCTCCGCGACGGCCGGGATCACCGGTGCCGAGGTCGGCATCGCCGGCGGGTCCGCGGTGCTCGGGCAGAAGCTGCTCGAGGCGGTCTTCGGCGACCAGGCCGTGCGCAGCCTCGCCGAGCGGTCGCGCCGTGCTCTGGAGGTCCGCGTCACGGCGCTGCTCGAGGCCGAGCGGCGCCGCTACACCGACCTGCTCGACGGCCTCGGGATCACCGCCGACACCCCCGAGCAGCTGCGAGCCGCGTCTCGGCGGGTGGACGACCTGCGGTTCGCCGCGGTGCAGCCTCGTGCCGAAGGCCACTCCTGA
- a CDS encoding PrsW family intramembrane metalloprotease, producing MPAARRDSVAFTVVVTILVGLGALGMLLVIALSGGAGTLLLATALAALPVGPLVGLYLWLDRYEPEPRKLLAAGLLWGCFVATAAALVIQGVGGFVVGFTDNETLEVVAPVSEEFSKGLFLLLLLWWRRAELDGVLDGIVYAGMVGVGFAFTENILYLAAAYNGTDGMGPGGTSAITGTFVVRCLFSPFAHPLFTAFTGIGVGVAVGARTRSLRFIAPLLGYACAVAAHATWNTSTVYGFGNFVTVYLVLMAPALVAIACFAVWSRRSERRMLTAALSDAAQRGLIPATDIGWVVDLRARRRSRAFARQQGGKAAERAMRDYQQAAIELGFLHHRFLRGTPPPDFAARGQSYVARIGEVRPHIAFPGQVVPTR from the coding sequence ATGCCCGCAGCTCGCCGTGACAGCGTCGCCTTCACGGTGGTGGTGACCATCCTCGTGGGCCTCGGCGCCCTCGGCATGCTGCTCGTCATCGCCCTGTCCGGCGGTGCCGGCACGCTCCTGCTCGCGACCGCGCTCGCCGCGCTGCCGGTGGGCCCGCTGGTCGGCCTCTACCTCTGGCTGGACCGCTACGAGCCGGAGCCGCGCAAGCTGCTCGCCGCCGGCCTGCTGTGGGGCTGTTTCGTGGCGACGGCCGCCGCGCTCGTCATCCAGGGCGTCGGCGGCTTCGTGGTCGGCTTCACCGACAACGAGACCCTCGAGGTCGTGGCGCCGGTGAGCGAGGAGTTCAGCAAGGGCCTGTTCCTGCTGCTCCTGCTGTGGTGGCGCCGCGCCGAGCTCGACGGGGTCCTCGACGGCATCGTCTACGCCGGCATGGTCGGCGTCGGGTTCGCCTTCACCGAGAACATCCTCTACCTCGCCGCCGCCTACAACGGCACGGACGGGATGGGCCCCGGCGGGACCTCGGCGATCACCGGCACGTTCGTGGTGCGCTGCCTGTTCAGCCCCTTCGCGCACCCGCTCTTCACCGCCTTCACGGGCATCGGGGTCGGGGTGGCGGTCGGCGCCCGCACGCGCTCGCTGCGCTTCATCGCGCCCCTGCTCGGCTACGCCTGCGCCGTCGCGGCCCACGCGACGTGGAACACCTCCACCGTCTACGGCTTCGGCAACTTCGTCACGGTCTACCTCGTCCTGATGGCGCCCGCCCTCGTCGCGATCGCCTGCTTCGCGGTGTGGTCGCGCCGCTCGGAGCGCCGGATGCTCACCGCGGCCCTCTCCGACGCCGCCCAGCGCGGGCTCATCCCGGCCACCGACATCGGCTGGGTCGTCGACCTCAGGGCCCGCCGCCGCAGCCGCGCCTTCGCGCGGCAGCAGGGCGGCAAGGCGGCCGAGCGCGCCATGCGCGACTACCAGCAGGCCGCCATCGAGCTCGGCTTCCTGCACCACCGCTTCCTCCGCGGCACCCCGCCGCCCGACTTCGCGGCGCGCGGTCAGTCGTACGTCGCCCGCATCGGCGAGGTGCGTCCGCACATCGCCTTCCCCGGACAGGTGGTTCCCACGCGATGA
- a CDS encoding aminopeptidase P family protein has product MSEQNTSETPSESTQPKTESHDPSVPEAWAAFMRTGWGDRDLDLPRLPVADPAARRRQALSEAFPGERLVLPAGTYKVRSNDTDYRFRADTAHAYFSGNQTSDAVLVVEDGEAVLYARPRSSRETDEFFRDRQYGELWAGRRPSINEMSTSLGLPVRHIDDLPAALSGSGKTRVHRGVSSYVDGLVAADETRDADLARVASEMRLIKDDWEVAELQEACDITTLGFEDSVRDWADVLKYGERWIEGTFFRRARAMGNDIGYDSIVGGGKHATTLHWIENSGPITPGELVLLDMGVEGRNLYTADVTRTLPVDGTFTPLQRELYDLVYAAQEAGNQAVKPGVPFTAAHQAAMAVLAQGLDDRGLLPVSVDEALSPESKVYSRWTLHGTSHMLGMDVHDCGAAAPEAYARGTLAEGMVLTVEPGLYFQEDDLLVPEELRGIGIRIEDDILVTADGYQNLSAALPRTSSDVEAWMARHQR; this is encoded by the coding sequence GTGAGCGAGCAGAACACTTCCGAGACCCCCTCCGAGTCGACGCAGCCCAAGACCGAGTCGCACGACCCGAGCGTGCCCGAGGCCTGGGCCGCCTTCATGCGCACCGGCTGGGGCGACCGCGACCTCGACCTGCCCCGCCTCCCGGTCGCCGACCCCGCCGCGCGCCGCCGCCAGGCCCTCTCCGAGGCCTTCCCGGGCGAGCGCCTGGTGCTGCCGGCCGGCACCTACAAGGTCCGCTCCAACGACACCGACTACCGCTTCCGTGCCGACACCGCGCACGCCTACTTCTCGGGCAACCAGACCTCCGACGCCGTGCTCGTCGTCGAGGACGGCGAGGCCGTGCTCTACGCCCGCCCGCGCTCGAGCCGCGAGACCGACGAGTTCTTCCGCGACCGCCAGTACGGCGAGCTGTGGGCCGGTCGTCGTCCCTCCATCAACGAGATGTCGACCTCGCTCGGCCTGCCCGTGCGCCACATCGACGACCTGCCCGCGGCCCTGTCCGGCTCCGGCAAGACGCGCGTCCACCGCGGCGTCTCGTCGTACGTCGACGGCCTGGTCGCCGCCGACGAGACCCGCGACGCCGACCTCGCCCGCGTGGCGTCCGAGATGCGCCTCATCAAGGACGACTGGGAGGTCGCGGAGCTTCAGGAGGCCTGCGACATCACCACGCTCGGCTTCGAGGACTCGGTCCGCGACTGGGCCGACGTGCTGAAGTACGGCGAGCGCTGGATCGAGGGCACCTTCTTCCGCCGCGCCCGCGCGATGGGCAACGACATCGGCTACGACTCGATCGTCGGCGGCGGCAAGCACGCCACGACGCTGCACTGGATCGAGAACTCCGGCCCGATCACCCCCGGCGAGCTCGTGCTCCTCGACATGGGCGTCGAGGGCCGCAACCTCTACACCGCCGACGTCACCCGCACCCTGCCGGTCGACGGCACCTTCACGCCGCTGCAGCGCGAGCTCTACGACCTCGTGTACGCCGCGCAGGAGGCCGGCAACCAGGCCGTGAAGCCGGGCGTCCCCTTCACCGCCGCCCACCAGGCCGCGATGGCCGTCCTCGCGCAGGGCCTCGACGACCGCGGGCTGCTGCCCGTCTCGGTCGACGAGGCGCTCTCGCCGGAGAGCAAGGTCTACTCCCGCTGGACGCTGCACGGCACCAGCCACATGCTCGGCATGGACGTGCACGACTGCGGTGCGGCCGCCCCGGAGGCCTACGCCCGCGGCACGCTCGCCGAGGGCATGGTGCTCACGGTCGAGCCCGGCCTGTACTTCCAGGAGGACGACCTGCTCGTCCCCGAGGAGCTGCGCGGCATCGGCATCCGGATCGAGGACGACATCCTCGTCACCGCCGACGGCTACCAGAACCTCTCCGCCGCCCTGCCCCGCACGTCGTCCGACGTCGAGGCGTGGATGGCCAGACACCAGCGCTGA
- a CDS encoding response regulator transcription factor → MTPIRIAIVNDYELVVAGVAAMLSPFHDRVAVVELDSGLPVVSDVDVILYDTFGQVQGDGIDLEDLVRGSDARVVIFSWNLQPELVARAIDKGASGYLSKGMSGDEVVEAVEAVHDGTIVTPSEAAAVDRGAAGDWPGREAGLTAREAEVLALITQGLSNQEIAERSYLSINSVKTYIRTAYRKIGVERRAQAVVWGMKHGFEPDRLRVVETAHRE, encoded by the coding sequence ATGACCCCCATCCGCATCGCGATCGTCAACGACTACGAGCTCGTGGTCGCTGGGGTTGCGGCGATGTTGTCGCCCTTCCACGACCGGGTGGCCGTCGTCGAGCTCGACTCCGGCCTGCCGGTGGTCAGCGACGTCGACGTGATCCTCTACGACACGTTCGGCCAGGTGCAGGGGGACGGCATCGACCTCGAGGACCTGGTCCGCGGGTCCGACGCCCGGGTGGTCATCTTCAGCTGGAACCTCCAGCCCGAGCTCGTCGCCCGCGCCATCGACAAGGGCGCCAGCGGCTATCTCTCCAAGGGGATGTCCGGCGACGAGGTGGTCGAGGCCGTCGAGGCCGTCCACGACGGCACGATCGTCACGCCCTCCGAGGCCGCCGCCGTCGACCGCGGTGCCGCGGGGGACTGGCCCGGCCGCGAGGCGGGCCTGACCGCGCGCGAGGCCGAGGTGCTCGCGCTGATCACCCAGGGCCTGTCCAACCAGGAGATCGCCGAGCGCTCCTACCTGTCCATCAACTCGGTCAAGACCTACATCCGCACCGCCTACCGCAAGATCGGCGTCGAGCGCCGCGCGCAGGCCGTGGTGTGGGGGATGAAGCATGGCTTCGAGCCGGACCGGCTGCGCGTCGTGGAGACCGCGCACCGCGAGTAG